The following proteins come from a genomic window of Malus sylvestris chromosome 4, drMalSylv7.2, whole genome shotgun sequence:
- the LOC126617767 gene encoding uncharacterized protein LOC126617767 isoform X1, whose product MLMQGDHDLNSVQAYTGSLNDVLRKTMLSQEIVFKKQVHQLHHLYRIQKTLMQNLGWMEFGRYNYSIAGAESNLLPLKNYARDEPMELLEGCKGVDDKIQPRTPELKLPSDQFLSYIDPAELKLSLSIQEDSKIEGGTMRTWFDLETHSGSQHVIDLEESIERTSNEGLEQSPSFSSTAPITSVGGTHNLEVAVLFDPIISSSVKKNLLFHAAESYPHLDGRERNPFNQGLEKCSSGIAINNSSTRRELFGSYETGVLDLNKIQHDDSSCLSNDRTVAHLSTASSSHLRGLVGKVEEGTHCFGTGKKKNSNSSIESSERFQKYNAGNFKVDGSCISGMVNEGLEAASRSKIDLCEAVGFHSSDPSNGNNGFIMKLLNSRSSSCTSAKQVNCENNKIEDPLFPSTDNCQKIDRDGHGNISSASCKPCCIAEDDSSSGKTMQSEIEYRNSNPLSVDQFSGTHVGSQVSETLMGEQDQRSSDNNELKHKDLNKGGDSAELDVLIRAAAEALVGISLESSSCYQDCAHEVGGSTKMETRESEQPQCSSDSYELLTLNLTGSTEDNYCVSSKPSEVNYNDSKEFGIKLRRGRRMKDFQRDILPGLASLSRHEIREDITIMETVLRSREYKKLRGKVVDGQSWCTPVKNKRSRLNYVPRRKRSLREA is encoded by the exons ATGTTGATGCAAGGAGATCATGATCTGAATTCAGTGCAAGCATACACTGGTTCTCTAAACGACGTTTTGAGGAAGACTATGCTCAGCCAGGAGATTGTGTTTAAAAAGCAG GTTCATCAACTCCATCATCTATATAGGATACAGAAGACGCTGATGCAAAACCTTGGCTGGATGGAGTTTGGTAGATACAATTACAGCATAGCTGGAGCTGAGTCGAATCTTTTACCTCTGAAAAATTATGCTAGAGATGAACCTATG GAATTGTTAGAAGGGTGCAAGGGTGTAGATGATAAGATCCAGCCGAGGACTCCTGAGCTTAAACTTCCCTCAGACCAATTTCTTAGCTATATTG ATCCAGCTGAGTTGAAGCTTTCCCTGAGCATTCAAGAGGACAGTAAGATAGAGGGAGGTACTATGAGGACTTGGTTTGATTTAGAAACTCATTCCGGCTCGCAACACGTGATTGATTTAGAAGAATCGATTGAAAGGACATCAAATGAGGGTTTGGAACAGTCACCTTCATTCAGCAGTACTGCTCCAATTACAAGCGTCGGGGGCACCCACAATTTAGAAGTTGCTGTCCTTTTTGATCCGATCATCTCAAGTAGTGTGAAGAAAAATCTATTGTTTCATGCTGCCGAGAGTTACCCTCATTTAGATGGCAGGGAGAGGAATCCTTTCAATCAAG GATTAGAAAAGTGTTCCAGTGGCATTGCCATTAACAATTCTTCCACCAGGAGGGAGCTGTTCGGTTCATATGAAACAGGGGTTCTGGACCTCAACAAAATTCAGCATGATGattcatcttgtctctcaaatgATCGTACAGTAGCCCATCTTTCAACCGCTAGCTCTTCACATTTACGCGGATTAGTTGGCAAGGTAGAGGAGGGCACTCATTGTTTCGGAactgggaaaaagaaaaatagtaataGCTCAATTGAAAGTTCTGAAAGGTTTCAAAAATACAATGCTGGAAATTTCAAAGTTGATGGATCGTGCATAAGCGGAATGGTCAATGAAGGCTTGGAGGCTGCGTCTAGATCAAAGATAGACCTCTGTGAAGCAGTTGGTTTCCACAGTAGTGACCCCAGTAATGGAAACAATGGGTTCATCATGAAACTCTTAAACAGTCGAAGTAGTTCGTGTACTTCTGCTAAACAAGTGAATTGTGAGAACAACAAAATAGAAGACCCCTTATTTCCATCTACTGATAATTGTCAAAAAATTGATCGAGATGGGCATGGCAATATATCTTCTGCTTCATGTAAACCATGCTGCATTGCCGAAGATGATTCCAGCAGCGGAAAGACTATGCAGTCTGAGATTGAATACAGAAACTCAAATCCCCTTTCCGTTGATCAGTTTTCAGGAACACATGTAGGGTCTCAAGTTTCAGAAACCTTAATGGGTGAGCAGGACCAAAGATCTTCTGACAACAATGAATTAAAACACAAAGACCTCAACAAGGGAGGAGATTCAGCTGAACTGGATGTTTTGATCAGAGCAGCAGCTGAAGCACTTGTCGGAATCTCATTGGAGAGTTCATCCTGTTATCAAGATTGCGCTCACGAAGTAGGAGGTTCAACAAAGATGGAAACGAGGGAGAGTGAACAACCGCAGTGTTCTTCTGATTCTTATGAGTTACTCACACTAAATCTAACAGGGAGCACTGAAGATAACTATTGCGTGTCATCAAAGCCTTCTGAAGTAAATTACAACGACAGTAAGGAATTTGGCATTAAGTTGAGAAGGGGGAGGAGAATGAAAGATTTTCAGAGGGACATTCTTCCTGGTCTGGCTTCTCTTTCCAGACACGAAATCCGTGAAGATATTACCATTATGGAGACAGTTTTAAGATCAAGGGAGTACAAAAAATTAAGAGGCAAGGTGGTTGATGGTCAGAGCTGGTGTACTCCTGTCAAGAACAAACGTTCGCGACTCAACTATGTTCCGCGGAGGAAAAGAAGTTTACGAGAAGCTTGA
- the LOC126617767 gene encoding uncharacterized protein LOC126617767 isoform X2, with amino-acid sequence MQNLGWMEFGRYNYSIAGAESNLLPLKNYARDEPMELLEGCKGVDDKIQPRTPELKLPSDQFLSYIDPAELKLSLSIQEDSKIEGGTMRTWFDLETHSGSQHVIDLEESIERTSNEGLEQSPSFSSTAPITSVGGTHNLEVAVLFDPIISSSVKKNLLFHAAESYPHLDGRERNPFNQGLEKCSSGIAINNSSTRRELFGSYETGVLDLNKIQHDDSSCLSNDRTVAHLSTASSSHLRGLVGKVEEGTHCFGTGKKKNSNSSIESSERFQKYNAGNFKVDGSCISGMVNEGLEAASRSKIDLCEAVGFHSSDPSNGNNGFIMKLLNSRSSSCTSAKQVNCENNKIEDPLFPSTDNCQKIDRDGHGNISSASCKPCCIAEDDSSSGKTMQSEIEYRNSNPLSVDQFSGTHVGSQVSETLMGEQDQRSSDNNELKHKDLNKGGDSAELDVLIRAAAEALVGISLESSSCYQDCAHEVGGSTKMETRESEQPQCSSDSYELLTLNLTGSTEDNYCVSSKPSEVNYNDSKEFGIKLRRGRRMKDFQRDILPGLASLSRHEIREDITIMETVLRSREYKKLRGKVVDGQSWCTPVKNKRSRLNYVPRRKRSLREA; translated from the exons ATGCAAAACCTTGGCTGGATGGAGTTTGGTAGATACAATTACAGCATAGCTGGAGCTGAGTCGAATCTTTTACCTCTGAAAAATTATGCTAGAGATGAACCTATG GAATTGTTAGAAGGGTGCAAGGGTGTAGATGATAAGATCCAGCCGAGGACTCCTGAGCTTAAACTTCCCTCAGACCAATTTCTTAGCTATATTG ATCCAGCTGAGTTGAAGCTTTCCCTGAGCATTCAAGAGGACAGTAAGATAGAGGGAGGTACTATGAGGACTTGGTTTGATTTAGAAACTCATTCCGGCTCGCAACACGTGATTGATTTAGAAGAATCGATTGAAAGGACATCAAATGAGGGTTTGGAACAGTCACCTTCATTCAGCAGTACTGCTCCAATTACAAGCGTCGGGGGCACCCACAATTTAGAAGTTGCTGTCCTTTTTGATCCGATCATCTCAAGTAGTGTGAAGAAAAATCTATTGTTTCATGCTGCCGAGAGTTACCCTCATTTAGATGGCAGGGAGAGGAATCCTTTCAATCAAG GATTAGAAAAGTGTTCCAGTGGCATTGCCATTAACAATTCTTCCACCAGGAGGGAGCTGTTCGGTTCATATGAAACAGGGGTTCTGGACCTCAACAAAATTCAGCATGATGattcatcttgtctctcaaatgATCGTACAGTAGCCCATCTTTCAACCGCTAGCTCTTCACATTTACGCGGATTAGTTGGCAAGGTAGAGGAGGGCACTCATTGTTTCGGAactgggaaaaagaaaaatagtaataGCTCAATTGAAAGTTCTGAAAGGTTTCAAAAATACAATGCTGGAAATTTCAAAGTTGATGGATCGTGCATAAGCGGAATGGTCAATGAAGGCTTGGAGGCTGCGTCTAGATCAAAGATAGACCTCTGTGAAGCAGTTGGTTTCCACAGTAGTGACCCCAGTAATGGAAACAATGGGTTCATCATGAAACTCTTAAACAGTCGAAGTAGTTCGTGTACTTCTGCTAAACAAGTGAATTGTGAGAACAACAAAATAGAAGACCCCTTATTTCCATCTACTGATAATTGTCAAAAAATTGATCGAGATGGGCATGGCAATATATCTTCTGCTTCATGTAAACCATGCTGCATTGCCGAAGATGATTCCAGCAGCGGAAAGACTATGCAGTCTGAGATTGAATACAGAAACTCAAATCCCCTTTCCGTTGATCAGTTTTCAGGAACACATGTAGGGTCTCAAGTTTCAGAAACCTTAATGGGTGAGCAGGACCAAAGATCTTCTGACAACAATGAATTAAAACACAAAGACCTCAACAAGGGAGGAGATTCAGCTGAACTGGATGTTTTGATCAGAGCAGCAGCTGAAGCACTTGTCGGAATCTCATTGGAGAGTTCATCCTGTTATCAAGATTGCGCTCACGAAGTAGGAGGTTCAACAAAGATGGAAACGAGGGAGAGTGAACAACCGCAGTGTTCTTCTGATTCTTATGAGTTACTCACACTAAATCTAACAGGGAGCACTGAAGATAACTATTGCGTGTCATCAAAGCCTTCTGAAGTAAATTACAACGACAGTAAGGAATTTGGCATTAAGTTGAGAAGGGGGAGGAGAATGAAAGATTTTCAGAGGGACATTCTTCCTGGTCTGGCTTCTCTTTCCAGACACGAAATCCGTGAAGATATTACCATTATGGAGACAGTTTTAAGATCAAGGGAGTACAAAAAATTAAGAGGCAAGGTGGTTGATGGTCAGAGCTGGTGTACTCCTGTCAAGAACAAACGTTCGCGACTCAACTATGTTCCGCGGAGGAAAAGAAGTTTACGAGAAGCTTGA